The following proteins come from a genomic window of Eisenibacter elegans DSM 3317:
- the phaC gene encoding class III poly(R)-hydroxyalkanoic acid synthase subunit PhaC, whose amino-acid sequence MQSTFYNPFEEMANTAQRLSKGAQAMSNLPEPEVGTSPKHQVWQLDKARLFRYDRETPPTVKTPVLIAYALINRYDMMDLQPDRSLVRKLLGLGLDIYVLDTGYPTRSDRYLTMEDHILGYIGGAIDFIRQSHQIDRVNLLGVCQGGTFSTIYTAIHPEKIKNLITLVTPVDFATDEGLLFRWARDLDVDAIVEAFGGLIPGTFLDTGFQMLKPGLKANKQRRLMQIMDNEDELLNFMRMERWINNLPDHPGETYRQFIKELYQENKLTKGTFVLGQHPVKLEHITVPLLNIYASEDHLVPPAHTKPLNDLVGSKDKTLYEFPGGHIGVFTGRRSQSELGPTVFEWLKARD is encoded by the coding sequence ATGCAATCGACTTTTTATAACCCTTTCGAAGAAATGGCCAACACTGCCCAACGCCTTAGCAAAGGCGCACAGGCAATGAGCAACTTACCTGAACCCGAAGTAGGCACAAGCCCCAAACATCAAGTGTGGCAGCTCGACAAGGCGCGCCTTTTCCGCTATGACCGCGAAACGCCCCCAACTGTCAAAACACCTGTCCTGATAGCCTACGCCCTTATCAATCGCTATGATATGATGGACTTGCAGCCCGACCGCAGTCTAGTACGCAAGCTCCTCGGTCTGGGACTCGATATCTACGTGCTCGACACCGGATACCCTACCCGCAGCGACCGATACCTCACGATGGAAGACCATATCCTAGGTTACATAGGTGGTGCCATAGATTTTATCCGCCAATCACACCAAATTGACCGCGTAAACCTGCTCGGAGTCTGCCAAGGTGGGACTTTCTCCACCATCTATACGGCCATTCATCCCGAAAAAATAAAGAACCTCATCACCCTCGTAACTCCGGTAGACTTTGCCACTGACGAAGGCCTACTCTTTCGCTGGGCACGAGACCTCGACGTAGACGCTATCGTAGAGGCTTTTGGAGGGCTCATCCCCGGAACATTCCTCGATACTGGTTTTCAGATGCTCAAGCCGGGGCTCAAAGCCAACAAACAGCGCCGCCTGATGCAGATTATGGACAATGAGGACGAGCTGCTCAATTTTATGCGGATGGAACGCTGGATCAACAACCTCCCCGACCACCCGGGCGAAACCTACCGCCAGTTTATCAAAGAACTCTATCAAGAAAATAAACTCACCAAAGGAACTTTCGTATTGGGACAACACCCCGTAAAGCTAGAACATATCACTGTGCCCCTACTCAATATCTATGCCTCCGAAGACCATCTTGTGCCGCCGGCGCATACAAAGCCTCTCAATGATTTGGTAGGCTCTAAAGACAAAACCCTGTACGAGTTTCCCGGGGGGCATATCGGTGTGTTTACGGGTCGCCGTTCGCAATCAGAGCTAGGCCCTACAGTATTTGAATGGCTCAAAGCCAGAGATTAG
- a CDS encoding methylmalonyl-CoA mutase family protein, producing the protein MSATKNLFDTFKTHDIEALVKAAQAELKDKPLESLHKQSYEGIDITPFYHPQGRSPLPLRTNGAWQIAAPASWASATALLTHGADSVWIGVADWQEAHSLSLAQAPQRYHLFFDNRAALEAALPHTQAAKSLSFDPLALALRSGKAPSQADWQAQGALYQQNNAVLSVDIRPVHNAGGSATQELGIGLAMLVENLHQLSEAQLLQPATLKVSVRWQVAIGSQYFMEIAKLRALRLLWRLVADAFGLNTQLEIQAHTATWNKSLLDSYNNMLRNTTEAMAAVIGGADVLSVWPHNHIGEGQSAFADRIALNTALLLREEAHLDKVADAAAGAYFVEQLSDQLADKAWAYFQSLEAAGGFLKAAAKNIPQNDIAEVATRKRQDFAAGKLVMVGVNKFPNAKDTLKEVAGAPAPTADWQALPEQRLAQTPLT; encoded by the coding sequence ATGTCTGCCACAAAAAATCTTTTTGATACCTTCAAGACCCATGATATCGAAGCGCTTGTAAAAGCGGCTCAAGCTGAGCTCAAAGACAAACCTCTCGAAAGCTTGCACAAACAAAGCTACGAGGGTATCGATATTACTCCGTTTTATCATCCACAAGGGCGCAGCCCCTTACCTTTGCGCACCAATGGTGCTTGGCAAATAGCCGCACCGGCTTCTTGGGCTAGCGCTACCGCCTTGTTGACTCATGGCGCAGACAGTGTCTGGATAGGGGTTGCCGACTGGCAGGAGGCCCATTCTCTATCCTTGGCGCAAGCTCCACAGCGGTATCACTTATTTTTTGACAATCGGGCGGCGTTGGAGGCAGCCTTACCTCACACACAGGCGGCCAAAAGTCTAAGTTTTGACCCCTTGGCGCTAGCCTTGCGTAGCGGCAAAGCGCCTAGCCAAGCAGACTGGCAGGCGCAAGGGGCTTTGTATCAACAAAACAATGCTGTGCTCAGCGTCGACATCCGGCCTGTGCATAATGCTGGTGGCAGCGCCACACAGGAACTGGGCATTGGCTTAGCAATGTTGGTCGAAAATCTACACCAACTTAGTGAAGCCCAGTTGCTTCAACCAGCCACCCTCAAAGTATCCGTACGCTGGCAGGTCGCAATCGGAAGCCAATATTTTATGGAAATAGCCAAACTGCGCGCATTGCGCCTGTTATGGAGGCTGGTAGCTGATGCCTTTGGCCTAAACACCCAACTCGAAATACAAGCACATACAGCTACTTGGAACAAGAGCTTGCTTGATTCATATAACAATATGTTGCGCAATACCACCGAAGCCATGGCGGCTGTGATTGGCGGTGCGGATGTGCTGTCTGTCTGGCCACACAACCACATCGGAGAAGGGCAGAGTGCTTTTGCTGACCGTATCGCCCTCAATACTGCGTTATTGCTGCGCGAAGAAGCTCATCTTGACAAGGTGGCCGATGCTGCTGCCGGAGCTTATTTTGTAGAGCAACTCAGCGACCAACTGGCTGACAAAGCTTGGGCATACTTCCAAAGTTTAGAGGCTGCCGGAGGCTTTCTGAAGGCTGCTGCCAAAAATATTCCCCAAAACGATATAGCGGAGGTAGCCACCCGTAAAAGACAAGATTTTGCAGCCGGCAAGCTCGTGATGGTAGGGGTCAACAAGTTCCCCAACGCCAAGGATACCCTGAAAGAAGTCGCCGGCGCTCCTGCCCCCACTGCCGATTGGCAGGCGCTGCCCGAGCAACGCCTCGCACAAACTCCCTTAACCTAA
- a CDS encoding poly(R)-hydroxyalkanoic acid synthase subunit PhaE, with amino-acid sequence MDSTKNFFDAWFNSPANLMGNIVDTSQKLKDSFNSLQQLKHDTAQYRQWIDQQQQALHHTVHDFTEQLNHTALPNLMGAWLEMQFTMSQDLLQILKKHLSTQLITHQTKPMKDMQAQWNQMYEQFSQQFGQTFQHPMTSPEGLSSFLQNSRTYLSMLELWQPIYKFIQSNSLGIESFQQMLDMNKYNALLSQMMGQSAPLNLGQLQDYFKQYNDFFGQRGSAFGDEGIQAMVGTGLGLLLRMHNFVTGQLYNPSGPAMTMMPAGRDKEMTLLSAEIQQLMMQYYVRATEIQTMVQVQGYRSLENVVRKLMEKVGQSAQVVGFDEFYGFWISTFESDMIQLFASDAYSRAQGEMVNASMLLKTKLDKQMEYFLAPLPIVPRSEVDEMNKTIYELRQKIRQIEQQLQQQAPTRATTPTSTAKATPAEKTPTPKASEESPAPKTTTPRKTSTRRKTEEVKANN; translated from the coding sequence ATGGATAGTACAAAAAACTTTTTCGATGCTTGGTTCAATTCTCCGGCAAATTTGATGGGCAATATCGTAGATACCTCTCAAAAACTCAAAGACTCTTTCAATAGCCTCCAACAACTCAAACACGATACGGCTCAATATCGCCAATGGATTGACCAACAACAGCAGGCTCTACACCATACTGTCCACGACTTTACGGAGCAACTCAATCATACTGCTTTGCCTAACTTGATGGGCGCTTGGCTCGAAATGCAATTTACTATGAGCCAAGACCTACTCCAGATACTCAAAAAACACCTTTCCACTCAATTGATTACTCATCAAACAAAACCTATGAAAGACATGCAAGCCCAATGGAACCAGATGTACGAACAGTTTTCGCAGCAGTTTGGCCAAACTTTTCAACACCCGATGACCTCGCCCGAAGGCTTGAGTAGCTTCTTGCAAAATAGCCGCACTTACTTGTCGATGCTCGAACTATGGCAACCTATCTATAAATTCATTCAGAGCAACTCCCTCGGCATCGAATCCTTCCAACAGATGCTTGATATGAATAAATATAACGCGCTTCTGAGCCAGATGATGGGGCAAAGCGCGCCGCTTAACCTAGGGCAATTGCAGGATTATTTTAAACAATATAATGACTTTTTTGGCCAACGCGGCTCAGCTTTTGGCGACGAGGGCATACAGGCTATGGTCGGAACAGGCCTAGGGCTTTTGCTCCGCATGCACAACTTTGTTACTGGGCAGCTATACAACCCCTCGGGGCCGGCTATGACGATGATGCCCGCCGGTAGGGACAAAGAAATGACCCTACTCTCAGCCGAAATCCAACAACTGATGATGCAGTATTATGTTCGCGCTACCGAAATCCAGACAATGGTACAAGTTCAGGGTTATCGCTCGCTCGAAAATGTCGTCCGCAAGCTGATGGAAAAAGTAGGCCAAAGCGCCCAAGTAGTAGGATTTGATGAGTTTTATGGTTTCTGGATTAGCACTTTTGAATCGGATATGATTCAGCTATTTGCCAGTGATGCCTACTCCAGAGCCCAAGGTGAAATGGTCAATGCCAGTATGCTGCTCAAAACCAAGCTTGACAAGCAAATGGAGTATTTCTTGGCTCCGCTCCCCATAGTTCCACGTTCAGAGGTAGATGAGATGAATAAAACCATCTATGAGCTCCGTCAGAAGATCCGCCAGATAGAGCAACAACTCCAACAACAAGCGCCAACCAGAGCCACCACCCCTACATCGACAGCCAAGGCGACTCCTGCGGAGAAAACCCCAACGCCCAAAGCCTCCGAAGAATCCCCAGCTCCCAAAACTACCACTCCTCGCAAGACCTCTACCCGGCGCAAAACCGAAGAAGTGAAGGCCAACAACTAG
- the murQ gene encoding N-acetylmuramic acid 6-phosphate etherase, producing the protein MSQNTSSTTESASPYRDLEQQSIATLLQYINQEDQTVPLAIARALPQIETLIAAIVPRMQAGGRLFYIGAGTSGRLGIVDASECPPTFGVPHDRVIGLIAGGDSAIRKAVEFAEDDPTQAWQDLQAYQPQPEDILIGIAASGRTPYVIGGVSQARAFGMLTGCIVCNTGSALAKAAALPVEVVVGPELISGSTRMKAGTAQKLVLNMISTVTMIQLGRVVDNKMVDMQLSNHKLIERGTKMLVELLQIPTVEAADLLQKHGSVRAAAKAFEENNMRQKG; encoded by the coding sequence ATGTCTCAAAACACCTCCAGCACTACCGAGTCAGCATCGCCTTATCGTGATTTAGAGCAACAATCTATCGCTACATTGTTGCAGTATATCAACCAAGAAGACCAGACCGTCCCCTTGGCCATTGCTCGCGCACTCCCTCAGATAGAGACATTGATAGCGGCCATAGTTCCTAGAATGCAAGCAGGCGGGCGCTTATTTTACATCGGTGCCGGCACTAGCGGGCGCTTGGGGATTGTAGATGCCTCGGAGTGCCCACCTACTTTTGGTGTACCTCACGATCGGGTCATTGGTTTGATTGCCGGAGGCGATAGCGCCATCCGCAAGGCGGTAGAATTTGCCGAAGACGACCCCACACAAGCTTGGCAGGACTTACAAGCCTATCAGCCCCAACCCGAAGATATCCTCATCGGGATTGCCGCCTCGGGGCGTACGCCCTATGTGATTGGCGGGGTAAGCCAAGCCCGTGCCTTCGGGATGCTTACGGGTTGTATTGTCTGCAATACAGGCTCTGCTTTGGCCAAGGCGGCTGCGCTGCCTGTAGAGGTTGTCGTTGGACCCGAGCTTATCAGTGGTAGCACCCGGATGAAGGCTGGAACCGCACAAAAGCTGGTACTCAATATGATTTCGACCGTAACGATGATACAGCTAGGCCGCGTGGTAGACAATAAAATGGTCGATATGCAACTCTCCAACCACAAACTCATCGAGCGAGGAACTAAAATGCTGGTCGAGTTGCTGCAAATACCCACCGTAGAGGCCGCTGATTTATTACAAAAACACGGGAGTGTACGCGCTGCCGCAAAGGCATTTGAAGAAAATAATATGCGTCAGAAAGGCTAA
- a CDS encoding MaoC family dehydratase encodes MIEQNQVYRHRFSFTQAEVAKFAEITGDKNPIHLDPNYAAQTPFQKPIMHGFLSASVFSKVFGVLFPGEGTIYLSQNLKFRKPMFVEQEYEAVFKVLSLHHARHRATIETNIYLAGTEELVLSGEAEVMNNTQI; translated from the coding sequence ATGATAGAACAAAACCAAGTCTACCGCCACCGATTCTCTTTCACACAAGCAGAGGTGGCCAAGTTTGCAGAAATCACCGGGGACAAAAACCCCATTCACCTTGACCCCAACTATGCGGCGCAAACACCCTTTCAAAAACCGATTATGCACGGGTTTTTGAGTGCTAGCGTATTTTCAAAAGTATTTGGGGTGTTGTTTCCCGGAGAGGGGACTATCTACCTGAGCCAGAACCTCAAGTTCAGAAAGCCGATGTTTGTGGAGCAAGAGTATGAGGCTGTTTTCAAAGTACTGAGCCTTCACCACGCCCGCCACCGTGCTACCATAGAAACTAATATTTACCTCGCCGGAACCGAAGAGCTGGTCTTGAGTGGGGAGGCAGAGGTAATGAACAACACTCAGATTTAA
- a CDS encoding trans-sulfuration enzyme family protein: MDDLSADLSYIINHLGEDRSQFLNAAAPPIYQSVMFAFQTVAEMRHTIQHESELPFYTRGHNPTTDILRQKMAALEKAEDALIFSSGVAAISAALLANLKAGDHVVAVQKPYSWTNRLLTEWMPRFGISVTQVDGQDIAQYEAAIRPNTRILYAESPNSWTFEQQDLRALAQLAKKHQLLTVVDNSYATPLLQNPIEMGIDIVCHSATKYIAGHSDAVAGVACGTKAMMQQIFNAEYMTMGGVASPFNSWLLLRGLRTLPLRMERVAKTTPEIVRFLEAHPAVAEVYYPYSPNNPQYELAKSQMKQPAGQFSIRLKADQMEQVEAFCNHLKRFLLAVSWGSYESLIFPACVLYDSENYQGSVLPWDMIRFYIGLEEPESLLDDLRQALDAVWPQ, from the coding sequence ATGGACGACCTGTCTGCTGACCTTTCCTATATCATCAATCATTTGGGCGAAGACCGCTCACAATTTTTGAATGCTGCTGCGCCGCCGATTTACCAATCGGTGATGTTTGCCTTTCAAACCGTGGCCGAAATGCGCCATACCATCCAACACGAATCAGAGTTGCCCTTTTATACCCGTGGGCATAACCCTACCACTGACATCTTGCGCCAAAAAATGGCCGCCCTAGAAAAAGCAGAAGATGCCCTCATCTTTTCTAGTGGGGTAGCGGCTATCTCGGCAGCGTTGTTGGCCAACCTCAAAGCCGGAGACCACGTGGTGGCTGTACAGAAGCCCTACTCTTGGACCAACCGCCTTCTGACCGAATGGATGCCCCGCTTCGGGATATCGGTTACACAAGTCGACGGGCAAGACATCGCCCAGTATGAGGCTGCTATACGGCCCAATACGCGCATTCTCTATGCCGAAAGTCCCAACTCTTGGACCTTCGAGCAGCAGGACCTGCGGGCGCTGGCGCAATTGGCCAAAAAGCACCAGCTCCTGACCGTAGTAGACAATAGCTATGCTACGCCACTGCTCCAAAATCCCATTGAGATGGGCATCGACATTGTCTGCCACTCAGCCACTAAATACATTGCCGGACACAGCGATGCCGTAGCCGGGGTAGCCTGTGGCACCAAGGCGATGATGCAGCAGATATTCAACGCCGAATATATGACGATGGGCGGCGTAGCTTCGCCCTTCAACTCGTGGCTCTTGCTGCGTGGACTGCGTACCCTGCCCCTTCGGATGGAGCGTGTGGCCAAAACTACCCCCGAAATCGTACGTTTCCTCGAAGCCCACCCAGCAGTAGCTGAGGTATACTACCCCTATTCGCCCAACAACCCTCAATATGAGCTGGCCAAAAGCCAAATGAAGCAGCCCGCCGGGCAGTTTTCTATCCGCCTCAAAGCCGACCAGATGGAGCAGGTAGAGGCTTTCTGCAACCATCTCAAGCGTTTCTTGTTGGCGGTATCGTGGGGAAGCTATGAATCGCTCATCTTCCCGGCTTGTGTATTGTACGATTCTGAAAATTATCAAGGTAGCGTACTGCCCTGGGATATGATTCGTTTTTATATCGGATTGGAAGAGCCAGAAAGTTTGCTCGACGACCTACGTCAAGCCCTTGATGCCGTGTGGCCACAATAG
- a CDS encoding tetratricopeptide repeat protein, which produces MMQLRYTYLLLLAFFLLSCRQTPREKMTHFFLKGNKSLQNQEYEMAARYFSDAIRADTSFADVYNNRGVAYLNLRLYAQAAQDFDQALHLNKDYTDAYFNRANLRYALGEYELALQDLAKVEKVYTDTALVYLAKARALMQLERYEEAVTVLDRFLVLSPKDAVGQDSRGYMHLLTGNWEAAEQDLQAVIAQNPKADFALTNLGRLALVQNDLPKAQDYFQRAIASRPYESYNLAHQALYYITQNKPDSAAYWLIRAQKLEADNAHAALYRAGLYLQTQQADSAAYWLEKASRSPKPISLAGYEALLHQLKGESQKANALWARMPEYQRKFIPKNLAKNLP; this is translated from the coding sequence ATGATGCAACTTCGTTACACCTATTTGTTGCTTTTAGCCTTTTTCTTACTCTCTTGTCGCCAAACACCCCGCGAGAAGATGACACACTTCTTTTTGAAAGGCAATAAATCTCTCCAAAATCAAGAATATGAGATGGCTGCGCGCTATTTTAGTGATGCCATACGTGCCGATACTAGCTTTGCCGATGTGTATAACAACCGTGGGGTAGCCTATCTAAATCTGCGTTTGTATGCGCAAGCAGCTCAAGATTTTGACCAAGCCTTACATCTCAACAAAGACTATACTGATGCCTATTTCAACCGTGCCAATTTGCGCTATGCCCTAGGGGAATATGAGTTGGCTTTGCAAGATTTGGCCAAAGTCGAAAAAGTATATACCGATACCGCCCTTGTGTATCTGGCCAAGGCCCGTGCCCTGATGCAACTAGAGCGCTATGAGGAGGCTGTTACGGTATTAGATCGGTTTTTAGTTTTAAGCCCCAAGGACGCTGTCGGGCAAGACAGCCGAGGCTATATGCACCTGCTGACGGGCAACTGGGAGGCAGCCGAGCAAGATTTGCAGGCCGTGATTGCCCAAAACCCCAAGGCGGATTTTGCTCTCACCAATCTCGGCAGGCTGGCCTTGGTACAAAACGACTTGCCCAAGGCACAAGATTATTTCCAACGGGCTATTGCCTCCCGCCCGTATGAATCCTACAACTTGGCACATCAGGCGCTGTACTATATCACCCAAAACAAGCCCGACAGCGCCGCCTACTGGCTTATAAGAGCGCAAAAGCTAGAGGCCGACAATGCCCACGCGGCGCTCTACCGTGCAGGGCTTTATCTGCAAACACAACAAGCTGATAGCGCCGCCTATTGGCTCGAAAAAGCCTCTCGCAGCCCCAAACCTATCAGCTTGGCAGGCTATGAAGCGCTGCTACACCAACTCAAAGGCGAAAGCCAAAAAGCCAACGCCCTCTGGGCGCGTATGCCAGAATATCAGCGCAAGTTTATCCCTAAAAACTTGGCCAAAAATTTGCCCTAA
- a CDS encoding aldose 1-epimerase: MFEIRKEKFGNYNYYKIVNEQTGEYVAFIPEKGALLNELVLRHESDTVYPLLQGYPSPETLETLRGYRGCKLSPFPNRIHQGQYQYQDEAYQLHINRPQEQNSIHGFMYEIPFEVSRTLADARSGSLTLMSNYWGNKEGYPFPYRIEITYQLHSSEGFRCTTLIENIGSTSMPIGDGWHPYFTTGSPVDELMLKFEPVSQLEMDDARTQIKEMHAFKDFQKYQAIGDRNFDDCFELDARFPWSELYLFDRQKQLKLKIWQECGKGKYNYIQLYIPADRQSIAIEPMTCPPNAFNHHKGLIELKPDEQIILSWGVALV; this comes from the coding sequence ATGTTTGAGATTAGAAAAGAGAAGTTTGGTAATTACAATTATTACAAAATTGTCAATGAACAAACTGGCGAATATGTCGCCTTTATCCCCGAAAAAGGAGCCTTGCTCAATGAGTTGGTTTTGCGCCACGAGAGCGATACGGTTTACCCTCTACTACAAGGCTACCCTAGCCCAGAGACGCTAGAAACGCTGCGCGGATACCGGGGTTGTAAGTTGTCGCCGTTCCCTAACCGCATCCACCAAGGGCAATACCAATATCAAGATGAGGCCTATCAGCTACACATCAACCGCCCACAAGAGCAGAACAGCATCCACGGCTTTATGTACGAGATTCCCTTTGAAGTCAGCCGTACTTTGGCCGATGCCCGCTCCGGTTCGCTCACACTGATGTCTAACTACTGGGGCAACAAAGAAGGATACCCATTCCCCTACCGTATAGAAATCACGTATCAACTCCATAGTTCGGAAGGGTTTCGGTGTACGACCCTCATCGAAAACATTGGCTCTACCTCTATGCCCATTGGCGATGGCTGGCATCCATACTTTACTACAGGCAGCCCTGTGGACGAACTGATGCTCAAGTTTGAGCCAGTCAGCCAACTCGAAATGGATGATGCACGCACCCAAATTAAAGAAATGCACGCTTTCAAGGATTTTCAAAAATACCAAGCCATCGGTGATCGTAATTTTGATGATTGTTTTGAGTTGGATGCACGCTTCCCTTGGAGCGAGTTGTACTTGTTTGACCGCCAAAAACAACTCAAACTCAAAATATGGCAAGAATGTGGTAAAGGTAAGTACAATTATATACAACTGTACATCCCCGCTGACAGGCAGAGTATCGCCATCGAACCAATGACCTGCCCTCCAAATGCGTTTAATCACCACAAGGGCTTGATAGAGCTTAAACCTGATGAACAGATTATCCTCAGCTGGGGAGTAGCATTGGTTTAA